The Stappia sp. genome window below encodes:
- a CDS encoding 2OG-Fe(II) oxygenase translates to MFLHAIPAIFSPAEAAEVIRLAETAQRADGGLVGGHHHHNIRRAEISWLDDRGDAAWVMERIVSTVAEANRAAFDFDITEFAERLQVASYDETVEGHYDWHADIGDGPLARKRKLTIVVQLSDPDTYAGGELEISFGGTIHTGGRGQGDATLFASFLAHRVAPVTRGRRHSLTCWCHGPAFR, encoded by the coding sequence ATGTTCCTGCATGCGATTCCTGCGATCTTCTCCCCCGCCGAAGCCGCCGAGGTGATCCGGCTCGCCGAGACCGCGCAGCGCGCCGACGGCGGTCTGGTCGGCGGCCACCATCACCACAATATCCGCCGCGCCGAGATCTCCTGGCTCGACGACAGGGGCGACGCGGCCTGGGTGATGGAGCGCATCGTGTCGACGGTGGCCGAGGCCAACCGCGCCGCCTTCGATTTCGACATCACGGAATTCGCGGAGCGGCTTCAGGTCGCAAGCTACGACGAGACCGTCGAGGGCCATTACGACTGGCACGCCGACATCGGCGACGGGCCGCTGGCGCGCAAGCGCAAGCTGACCATCGTCGTGCAGTTGAGCGATCCCGACACCTACGCCGGCGGCGAGCTGGAGATCAGCTTCGGCGGCACGATCCACACCGGCGGGCGCGGCCAGGGCGACGCGACGCTGTTCGCCTCCTTCCTCGCGCACCGGGTTGCCCCGGTGACGCGGGGCCGTCGCCATTCGCTCACCTGCTGGTGCCACGGACCGGCGTTCAGATAG
- a CDS encoding AMP nucleosidase has protein sequence MDTERSEDAILQQPAFRPHERFEDADAAVARLQEIFETNAAFLRARFQQFLAGEIPEGRVRACYPEVRIVTDTHARVDSRLAYGFVSGPGVHSTTVTRPDLFGNYLREQIELLIRNHEVPVEIGPSDLPIPLHFAFYDGTHVEGVAQTLARPLADVFDLPDLSILDDAIVNGTFEAQAGQPRPLAPFTAPRVDYSLHRLQHYTATAASHFQNYVILTNYQFYMDEFCRLAQELLADPHSGYTHFVEPGNVVTRAGDLEPSQGERPARLPQMPAYHLARDGQSGITMINIGVGPSNAKTITDHVAVLRPHAWLMLGHCAGLRNSQQLGDYVLAHGYVREDHVLDADLPAWVPIPPLAEIQVALEGAVAEVTGFAGYELKRVMRTGTVASIDNRNWELRDHREPVQRFSQSRAIALDMESATIAANGFRFRVPYGTLLCVSDKPLHGELKLPGMATDFYKRQVAQHLKIGILAMEKLRAMPHDRLHSRKLRSFAETAFQ, from the coding sequence ATGGACACAGAGCGAAGCGAAGACGCCATTCTCCAGCAGCCGGCCTTTCGCCCGCACGAGCGCTTCGAGGATGCGGACGCCGCAGTGGCCCGGCTTCAGGAAATCTTCGAGACCAATGCCGCCTTCCTGCGCGCGCGCTTCCAGCAGTTTCTCGCCGGCGAGATCCCGGAGGGGCGCGTGCGCGCCTGCTATCCCGAGGTGCGCATCGTCACCGACACGCACGCTCGCGTCGACAGCCGGCTTGCCTATGGCTTCGTGTCCGGGCCCGGCGTGCATTCCACCACGGTCACCCGGCCGGATCTCTTCGGCAATTATCTGCGCGAGCAGATCGAGCTTCTGATCCGCAATCACGAGGTGCCGGTGGAGATCGGGCCGAGCGACCTGCCGATCCCGCTGCATTTCGCCTTCTACGACGGCACCCATGTGGAAGGCGTCGCCCAGACGCTCGCCCGCCCGCTCGCCGACGTTTTCGACCTGCCGGATCTGTCGATCCTCGACGACGCCATCGTCAACGGCACCTTCGAGGCGCAGGCCGGTCAGCCGCGCCCGCTCGCCCCTTTCACCGCGCCGCGCGTCGACTATTCGCTGCACCGCCTGCAGCATTACACCGCAACCGCCGCGTCCCACTTCCAGAACTATGTGATCCTGACGAACTACCAGTTCTACATGGACGAGTTTTGCCGACTGGCGCAGGAACTGCTGGCCGACCCGCACAGCGGCTACACGCATTTCGTCGAGCCGGGAAACGTCGTCACGCGGGCCGGCGACCTGGAGCCCTCGCAGGGCGAGCGTCCGGCGCGGCTGCCGCAGATGCCGGCCTATCATCTGGCGCGCGACGGCCAGTCGGGCATCACCATGATCAACATCGGCGTCGGCCCGTCGAACGCCAAGACGATCACCGATCACGTGGCGGTGCTGCGCCCGCATGCCTGGCTGATGCTCGGCCACTGCGCGGGCCTGCGCAACAGCCAGCAGCTCGGCGACTATGTGCTCGCCCACGGCTATGTCCGCGAGGATCACGTGCTCGACGCCGACCTGCCGGCCTGGGTGCCGATCCCGCCGCTCGCCGAAATCCAGGTGGCGCTGGAAGGGGCCGTCGCCGAGGTGACGGGCTTCGCGGGCTACGAGCTCAAGCGCGTGATGCGCACCGGCACGGTTGCCTCCATCGACAACCGCAACTGGGAACTCAGGGATCACCGCGAGCCGGTGCAGCGCTTCTCGCAGTCGCGGGCGATCGCGCTCGACATGGAATCGGCGACGATCGCGGCCAACGGCTTCCGCTTCCGCGTGCCCTATGGCACGCTGCTGTGTGTCTCCGACAAGCCGCTGCACGGCGAATTGAAGCTGCCCGGCATGGCGACCGACTTCTACAAGCGCCAGGTCGCGCAGCATCTCAAGATCGGCATTCTGGCGATGGAGAAGCTGCGCGCCATGCCGCATGACCGGCTGCACTCGCGCAAACTGCGCAGCTTCGCCGAGACCGCGTTTCAGTAG